A stretch of Anaeromyxobacter dehalogenans 2CP-1 DNA encodes these proteins:
- a CDS encoding thiamine pyrophosphate-dependent enzyme: MERRLLSGDEAVAAAARDAGVRLGTGYPGTPSTEILQALDALGGRAQWAPNEKVALEVGLGAAFGGARALVTMKHVGLNVAADPLFTAAYTGVKGGLVVVSADDPGMASSQNEQDNRHYAAAAGLPMLEPADSQEAYDLTVTALELSERFAIPVILRMTTRVCHSKTLAARRTDLPAPPGPAFVRDIPGRVMIPAYARPAHRRLRKKLEALQAFAEETPLNVWVKGDRALGVITSGVTARHVAEAAPSASRLELKTVYPLPIEKIRAFAASVDRCIVVEEGDPIFADAIRAAGIAVEAKEAPYRFGELDVQRVRRILARDTSPEPELPKGRPPALCEACPYHPVYATLRKLDCIVAGDIGCYTLGVLPPYQGIDTCVAMGASLGVGLGLRHVLPEADARRVVSIIGDSTFVHTGLNGLVEMVYNPPPTGHVLVVLDNGTTAMTGQQEHPGTGRTLDHEPTGKVSIEGLARALGVANVDVVDPVADPAGWEKLLKQRLAEPRLSVIIARRPCILAAADIRRYEKAADEKRAALACAGCAGAGEVSDA; the protein is encoded by the coding sequence ATGGAACGGCGGCTTCTATCCGGGGACGAGGCGGTGGCGGCGGCGGCCCGCGACGCGGGCGTGCGGCTCGGCACCGGCTATCCCGGCACCCCCTCGACCGAGATCCTCCAGGCGCTCGACGCGCTCGGCGGCCGCGCCCAGTGGGCGCCCAACGAGAAGGTGGCGCTGGAGGTCGGCCTGGGGGCCGCGTTCGGTGGCGCGCGCGCGCTCGTCACCATGAAGCACGTCGGGCTGAACGTGGCCGCCGACCCGCTCTTCACCGCCGCGTACACCGGGGTGAAGGGCGGCCTGGTGGTGGTGAGCGCCGACGATCCGGGCATGGCCTCGTCGCAGAACGAGCAGGACAACCGGCACTACGCCGCCGCGGCCGGGCTGCCCATGCTCGAGCCCGCCGACTCGCAGGAGGCCTACGACCTCACCGTGACCGCGCTCGAGCTGTCCGAGCGCTTCGCGATCCCGGTCATCCTCCGCATGACCACGCGCGTGTGCCACTCGAAGACGCTGGCCGCGCGCCGCACCGACCTGCCGGCCCCGCCCGGCCCGGCGTTCGTGCGCGACATCCCCGGCCGCGTGATGATCCCGGCCTACGCCCGCCCCGCGCACCGCCGGCTCCGCAAGAAGCTGGAGGCGCTCCAGGCGTTCGCCGAGGAGACCCCGCTCAACGTCTGGGTGAAGGGCGACCGCGCGCTCGGCGTCATCACCTCCGGCGTGACCGCGCGCCACGTGGCCGAGGCCGCGCCCTCGGCGAGCCGGCTCGAGCTGAAGACGGTCTACCCGCTCCCCATCGAGAAGATCCGGGCCTTCGCCGCCAGCGTCGATCGCTGCATCGTGGTGGAGGAGGGCGACCCCATCTTCGCCGACGCCATCCGCGCCGCCGGCATCGCGGTCGAGGCGAAGGAGGCGCCGTACCGCTTCGGCGAGCTCGACGTGCAGCGCGTGCGCCGGATCCTGGCGCGTGACACCTCGCCCGAGCCGGAGCTGCCGAAGGGCCGGCCGCCGGCGCTCTGCGAGGCCTGCCCGTACCACCCGGTCTACGCCACGCTGCGCAAGCTCGACTGCATCGTGGCGGGCGACATCGGCTGCTACACGCTCGGCGTCCTCCCGCCGTACCAGGGCATCGACACCTGCGTGGCCATGGGCGCCTCGCTCGGCGTGGGCCTCGGGCTGCGGCACGTGCTGCCGGAGGCCGACGCGCGGCGGGTGGTCTCGATCATCGGCGACTCGACGTTCGTCCACACCGGCCTGAACGGCCTCGTCGAGATGGTCTACAACCCGCCGCCCACCGGCCACGTGCTGGTGGTGCTCGACAACGGCACCACCGCCATGACCGGCCAGCAGGAGCACCCCGGCACCGGCCGCACGCTCGACCACGAGCCCACCGGCAAGGTGTCGATCGAGGGGCTGGCCCGGGCGCTGGGCGTCGCGAACGTGGACGTCGTCGACCCGGTGGCCGATCCGGCCGGCTGGGAGAAGCTGCTGAAGCAGCGCCTCGCCGAGCCGAGGCTGTCCGTCATCATCGCGCGGCGGCCCTGCATCCTCGCCGCCGCCGACATCCGCCGGTACGAGAAGGCGGCCGACGAGAAGCGCGCCGCGCTCGCCTGCGCGGGCTGCGCCGGCGCCGGGGAGGTGTCCGATGCCTAG